The following are encoded together in the Acinetobacter radioresistens DSM 6976 = NBRC 102413 = CIP 103788 genome:
- a CDS encoding MFS transporter: MAEISNSDSRSVSDPDLSQRWVMLSVMLGTGTVSLNNSSFNPAIPQLMQDFQIAEVAVSWVVVVFLLTMSLSLLLTGFLSQRFGQRQVYLSALSIFMLSSVCGVFASGFETVLAVRALQGFASGLMIPLSLGIIFSVTPKQQRGSATGLWGAMIMLTLACGPMLGALLLVWFSWQVLFLLNVPLAIAALAIGWLYLPKQSLIRNLKFDWFGFSLLAVSIISLLLGLSTIKQWADFSQSLFWWLFGLSGLSGFGFIWFSRKRTSTIIAWPLFQSREFNYSLIISIVHTVGLFMSLLLIPLLVQNTLQLSPIWTGLLLMSSALATSLCSRHAGKYLDQHGAKRLISFGLLLTAIAFIGLGLAAGLSISLLIFCMIIHGLGFGLSYMPATTAGLNHLHNPELVTQGAAVNNLFRRLCSAVAVVMAALYLQIRTQHLLLNHELPIAQLYAIRELFFFCAGMMLLGLPYAWKFPHSKQSTLHV; encoded by the coding sequence ATGGCTGAAATATCAAATTCAGATTCCCGTTCTGTTTCGGATCCTGACCTGTCCCAACGCTGGGTCATGCTGTCTGTTATGTTGGGAACAGGAACGGTGAGTCTCAATAATAGTAGCTTTAACCCGGCAATTCCCCAGTTGATGCAGGATTTTCAGATTGCAGAAGTAGCAGTAAGCTGGGTGGTGGTAGTTTTTCTTTTAACCATGAGCCTCAGCCTGCTGTTAACTGGTTTTTTAAGCCAGCGCTTTGGTCAGCGCCAAGTCTACTTATCTGCATTAAGTATTTTTATGTTGAGTTCAGTCTGCGGTGTATTTGCCTCTGGCTTTGAAACAGTATTGGCTGTACGGGCCTTACAGGGTTTTGCAAGTGGATTGATGATTCCATTGTCGCTGGGCATTATTTTTTCAGTGACACCGAAACAGCAACGTGGTAGTGCAACGGGACTATGGGGCGCAATGATCATGCTGACTCTGGCCTGTGGCCCGATGTTGGGTGCACTGCTTCTGGTCTGGTTCAGTTGGCAAGTACTTTTTCTGCTAAATGTTCCCTTGGCTATAGCAGCATTGGCCATCGGATGGTTATATTTGCCCAAGCAGTCACTTATTCGCAATTTGAAATTTGACTGGTTCGGTTTTAGCTTGCTGGCGGTTTCAATCATTTCGTTACTGTTGGGGCTAAGCACAATTAAGCAATGGGCAGATTTTTCCCAGTCTTTATTCTGGTGGCTCTTCGGTTTAAGTGGATTAAGCGGGTTTGGTTTTATTTGGTTCAGCCGAAAAAGAACCAGCACGATTATTGCTTGGCCCTTATTTCAAAGCCGTGAGTTTAATTACAGTCTGATCATTTCGATTGTACATACTGTTGGCTTGTTTATGAGCCTGCTACTGATTCCATTACTGGTCCAGAATACACTTCAGCTAAGTCCAATCTGGACAGGCCTATTGCTGATGAGTAGTGCCTTAGCCACCAGTCTATGCAGCAGACACGCAGGTAAATATCTAGATCAGCACGGTGCAAAACGGCTGATCAGTTTTGGCCTGTTGCTAACTGCAATCGCCTTTATAGGGCTGGGCCTGGCTGCCGGTCTATCTATTAGTTTGCTCATCTTTTGCATGATCATTCATGGTCTGGGTTTTGGCTTGTCATATATGCCTGCGACCACCGCAGGGCTTAATCATCTACATAATCCAGAGCTGGTCACGCAAGGGGCTGCTGTCAATAATCTGTTTCGGCGCCTCTGTTCGGCTGTCGCCGTGGTGATGGCTGCACTTTATTTACAAATTCGTACACAGCATTTGTTATTGAACCATGAACTGCCTATTGCACAACTGTATGCAATTCGCGAACTGTTTTTCTTCTGTGCCGGCATGATGCTATTAGGCTTGCCCTATGCATGGAAATTTCCACATTCAAAACAGTCCACACTTCATGTTTAA
- a CDS encoding lysine N(6)-hydroxylase/L-ornithine N(5)-oxygenase family protein, which translates to MLDFIGIGLGPFNLSLAALLHQQSSLKYQFFEKRQDFDWHAGIQLPNAMMQVPFMADLVSLVEPTSPYSFLNYLKAHQRLYKFYFRENLYIPRQEYNHYCQWVVQQLEHLQFGSRVTDIAPILGGFQVITEQKGRLSVHQTRKLVLGTGTTPKLPQPLQRIAEQHPHCLHSSNYLHQGDQQLSGNVVLIGSGQSAAEIFIDLFDRQINPETGQAKFHLYWLTRSAGFFPMENTPLGLESFSPDYMSYFYHLSQDLKTTLPATQANLYKGISAKTIRDIYERLYQRSIGAVDTHVTLAGHYHLENAQLVHGKNIQLKFLQIQKQQNLNIQASTVIAATGYQYPSLDFLNKLGSKIGLNPQHQWEINENHQLNYQGDGEIYVQNTDLQHHGVGTPDLGLGAFRSAKIANQILGKTYFEIEGRQSFQDFQIKETEASFAMPAIAKSNFRTDVISSPISKKVADLFPQYSMK; encoded by the coding sequence ATGCTTGATTTTATCGGGATCGGCTTAGGACCCTTCAATTTAAGTCTGGCAGCCTTGCTTCATCAGCAGAGCTCACTCAAATACCAATTTTTCGAGAAACGTCAGGATTTTGACTGGCATGCTGGCATACAGCTACCTAATGCCATGATGCAAGTACCTTTTATGGCGGATCTGGTTAGTCTGGTCGAGCCGACCAGCCCGTATAGCTTTTTAAATTATTTAAAAGCCCATCAACGTCTATATAAGTTCTATTTTCGGGAAAATTTATATATTCCACGCCAAGAATACAATCATTATTGTCAGTGGGTCGTTCAACAATTAGAGCATTTGCAGTTTGGTAGCCGAGTAACCGACATCGCGCCAATTTTAGGTGGTTTTCAGGTTATTACCGAACAAAAAGGCCGGCTATCTGTGCATCAAACTCGAAAACTGGTGTTGGGAACAGGGACAACACCCAAGTTACCCCAGCCATTACAGCGGATAGCCGAGCAACATCCACACTGTCTGCACTCCTCGAATTATCTACATCAGGGTGATCAGCAGTTATCGGGCAATGTGGTGCTCATTGGTTCGGGTCAATCAGCTGCTGAAATCTTTATTGACTTATTTGACAGGCAGATTAACCCTGAAACCGGGCAAGCAAAATTTCATTTATATTGGCTCACCCGTTCAGCAGGCTTTTTTCCCATGGAAAATACGCCGCTCGGTCTGGAAAGTTTTAGTCCAGATTATATGTCTTATTTTTATCATTTATCCCAAGACTTAAAAACGACATTACCTGCAACTCAGGCCAACCTGTACAAGGGTATTAGTGCCAAAACTATCCGGGACATTTATGAACGGCTTTATCAGCGCAGTATTGGAGCAGTAGATACACATGTCACTCTGGCAGGTCATTATCATCTTGAAAATGCCCAGCTGGTTCATGGAAAAAATATTCAGCTTAAATTTTTACAGATACAGAAACAGCAGAATTTAAATATACAAGCCAGTACGGTTATTGCTGCAACGGGCTATCAATATCCATCTTTAGACTTTTTAAATAAGCTTGGCTCTAAGATTGGTTTAAATCCACAGCATCAATGGGAAATTAATGAAAACCATCAACTCAATTATCAGGGTGATGGGGAAATTTATGTTCAGAACACGGACTTGCAGCATCATGGTGTCGGGACGCCTGACTTGGGTTTAGGAGCTTTTCGTTCTGCAAAAATAGCTAATCAAATTTTAGGTAAAACTTATTTTGAAATTGAAGGCCGACAAAGTTTTCAGGATTTTCAGATTAAGGAAACTGAAGCTTCGTTTGCTATGCCTGCTATAGCCAAAAGTAATTTTCGGACAGATGTGATTTCATCACCGATTTCAAAAAAAGTAGCAGATTTATTTCCTCAATATTCAATGAAATAA